In Terriglobales bacterium, the genomic window CCTACGTGAGCGGCGTGCAGACCAAGGTCGGCTTCGACCAGGTCTACCAGAACAACCTGCACAACTCGCCCAAAGGCCAGGAGCGCCTGGATCAGATGCCTCCCGACCAAAAGGCCCGTGCCCTCCAGATCGGCGTCGCGATCACCAAGTACATCTCCTACGGCTTCCCGGTGCTGCGGCTGATCGGGTGGATCATCCTGGCGGCCATCCTGATGGCCACGCTCAATTTCGGCATGGGCGCCGAGCTCAAGTTCGGCACCTGCCTGGGGGTCACCGCCTGGGGGACCCTGCCGGAGATCTTCCGGTCGCTGCTGGCGGCGGTGCTGCTGTACTCCGGGAGGGTCGATCCTGAGGGATTCAACGTGCAGAACCCGGTGGGCACCAACCTGGGCTATTACCTGAATCCCGCCGGC contains:
- a CDS encoding YIP1 family protein — protein: MSATATPPAPTGPAMSLGGRVINTFVAPTSAFAEIRRSSAWWLPWVLLLLGSIAYVSGVQTKVGFDQVYQNNLHNSPKGQERLDQMPPDQKARALQIGVAITKYISYGFPVLRLIGWIILAAILMATLNFGMGAELKFGTCLGVTAWGTLPEIFRSLLAAVLLYSGRVDPEGFNVQNPVGTNLGYYLNPAGSKFLFTLGSGIDVFIIWSLIITGIGYAAVSKVKKGAAIGVVVGWYLLFLLIGAAFSLLG